A DNA window from Ornithodoros turicata isolate Travis chromosome 10, ASM3712646v1, whole genome shotgun sequence contains the following coding sequences:
- the LOC135369643 gene encoding ester hydrolase C11orf54 homolog, producing the protein MASLDVKKHTLYTPSLEEVAKVLNDGLKGYFKKVDVAVTDCPDLRRKPFMLASEGICGRPRLSDVGGVPYLIPMARTEKIYSINDVMKCVELPDGFVIGAGAGPHHIVGVNCEMMHNMKCGPNAVSNTHYAKIEDEKCALGTLPPEKCEFCLMANLLVSEGKPGKVLRVSAKHRIGEDNFVNSMRKILNKKYGANPVGLGGVFVIQQGKAKLHVMPHFSETPLVTNDDVNKWLKFFNMSAPLVCLSTFLSHDPGWDLRIEHTHCFSDHGEGGHYHYDVTPTEVEYLGYFNIAEFMYRIDAPTVTHSIGRD; encoded by the exons ATGGCAAGTCTCGATGTGAAGAAGCACACACTTTACACGCCCAGCTTAGAAGAAGTGGCAAAAG TGCTCAACGATGGGCTGAAGGGCTATTTCAAGAAAGTGGATGTAGCAGTGACTGACTGTCCTGATCTGCGGCGAAAGCCTTTCATGCTGGCGTCAGAAG GTATATGTGGGAGGCCCAGACTGTCAGATGTTGGTGGCGTTCCATACCTTATACCAATGGCCAGAACTGAAAAA ATATACAGCATTAACGATGTGATGAAGTGCGTTGAATTGCCCGATGGCTTTGTGATAGGAGCCGGGGCTGGTCCACATCACATTGTTGGCGTCAATTGTGAG ATGATGCACAATATGAAGTGTGGCCCTAATGCAGTTAGCAATACTCATTACGCAAAAATAGAG gatGAGAAGTGTGCACTCGGAACTCTGCCGCCCGAAAAATGTGAATTTTGTCTCATGGCTAACTTACTGGTTTCGGAAGGAAAACCAGGAAAA GTACTTAGGGTTAGTGCCAAGCACCGTATCGGTGAAGACAATTTTGTGAATTCCATGCGGAAAATTTTGAACAAGAAGTATGGGGCTAACCCAGTCGGCCTTGGCGGCGTTTTCGTCATACAACAGGGGAAAGCAAAGCTGCATGTTATG CCTCACTTTTCCGAGACACCGTTGGTGACCAATGATGATGTCAACAAATGGCTGAAGTTCTTCAACATGAGCGCTCCGCTAGTTTGCCTGAGTACATTCCTGTCCCATGATCCG GGATGGGACCTGCGTATTGAACACACCCACTGCTTCAGCGACCATGGAGAAGGTGGGCATTACCACTACGATGTGACACCGACGGAAGTGGAGTACCTGGGATACTTCAACATCGCGGAGTTTATGTACCGTATTGATGCACCAACTGTTACGCACAGTATTGGAAGGGACTAA